Proteins from a genomic interval of uncultured Desulfuromusa sp.:
- a CDS encoding LysE family translocator: MNYETLLIYFVVSFFYITSPGPAIVLAILNGLRTDMKTVAVASLGNILGLFILSTASMLGLGILLTTSATIFMIAKTIGALYLIYLGVKCILNGQSLNVEKTNPTDGFKKRRSSYFYEAFFLAVTNPKPILFFTAIFPQFLDLETPVLPQFMIMTSLFLVISFSSLCTYGLTAKRAKGWLASRNRMAWFQRITGGMFIGLGVGLLRLKSVQS; the protein is encoded by the coding sequence ATGAATTATGAGACATTACTGATTTATTTTGTCGTGTCTTTTTTCTACATCACCAGCCCGGGACCAGCCATTGTCCTGGCCATTCTGAATGGGCTCCGAACCGATATGAAAACGGTCGCTGTCGCTTCACTGGGGAATATTCTGGGTTTATTTATTCTCTCGACAGCATCAATGTTAGGCTTGGGAATTTTATTGACGACATCCGCAACGATTTTTATGATTGCCAAAACAATTGGTGCTTTGTACCTGATTTATCTTGGGGTTAAGTGCATCTTGAATGGTCAATCGCTTAACGTTGAAAAGACAAATCCCACCGATGGCTTCAAAAAGCGGAGATCATCTTACTTTTATGAAGCGTTTTTTCTTGCTGTGACCAACCCCAAACCGATACTGTTTTTTACCGCGATATTCCCGCAGTTTCTAGATTTGGAAACCCCTGTTCTGCCGCAATTTATGATCATGACCAGTCTCTTTTTAGTCATATCGTTCAGTTCGTTATGTACGTATGGATTGACCGCAAAGAGGGCAAAAGGATGGCTTGCAAGCCGAAACAGAATGGCCTGGTTTCAGCGAATAACCGGTGGGATGTTTATCGGTTTGGGAGTCGGGCTCCTGCGCCTGAAAAGCGTACAAAGCTGA